One Papio anubis isolate 15944 chromosome 9, Panubis1.0, whole genome shotgun sequence genomic window carries:
- the RERG gene encoding ras-related and estrogen-regulated growth inhibitor isoform X1, whose product MAKSAEVKLAIFGRAGVGKSALVVRFLTKRFIWEYDPTLESTYRHQATIDDEVVSMEILDTAGQEDTIQREGHMRWGEGFVLVYDITDRGSFEEVLPLKNILDEIKKPKNVTLILVGNKADLDHSRQVSTEEGEKLATELACAFYECSACTGEGNITEIFYELCREVRRRRMVQGKTRRRSSTTHVKQAINKMLTKISS is encoded by the exons CTCTTGTAGTGAGATTTCTGACCAAACGGTTCATCTGGGAATATGATCCCACCCTCG AATCAACCTACCGACACCAAGCAACCATCGATGATGAAGTTGTTTCCATGGAGATACTAGACACTGCTGGTCAG GAAGATACCATTCAGAGGGAAGGACACATGCGATGGGGGGAAGGCTTTGTGCTGGTCTATGACATTACTGACCGAGGAAGTTTTGAGGAAGTGCTGCCACTTAAGAACATCCTAGATGAGATCAAAAAGCCCAAGAATGTGACTCTCATCTTGGTTGGAAACAAAGCTGACTTGGACCACTCCAGGCAGGTTAGCACAGAAGAAGGAGAGAAGCTGGCCACAGAGTTGGCTTGTGCTTTTTACGAGTGTTCTGCCTGCACTGGAGAAGGGAATATCACAGAGATATTCTATGAGCTGTGTCGAGAGGTGCGTCGCCGGAGGATGGTGCAGGGCAAGACGAGGCGACGCAGCTCCACCACGCATGTCAAGCAAGCCATTAACAAGATGCTCACCAAAATCAGTAGTTAG